In Gemmatimonadota bacterium, a single genomic region encodes these proteins:
- the mutM gene encoding bifunctional DNA-formamidopyrimidine glycosylase/DNA-(apurinic or apyrimidinic site) lyase, translating into MPELPEVEYAARIARAACAGKTIATVRALHPSQQRALPDDHAQSLAGDVVVAIARRGKHQLFHLGSGRTLHVHFRMTGDWRVGSCDTPPHRVTRVLFEFADGTQLALDDSRALATVTLHEAGIDPCPALGPDATDDRFDAAWLQAQLTGRRTPIKSALLDQRVVAGIGNIYASEALWYARVDPRRLGYRLTPRQCVAIVAGVKRAMHRALAHPERYYGAEGISAAVRFNAYDREGKGCRRCRTPVSRIVQAGRSSYFCRECQR; encoded by the coding sequence GTGCCCGAGCTTCCCGAAGTCGAGTACGCGGCGCGCATCGCGCGCGCCGCGTGTGCCGGCAAGACCATCGCGACGGTCCGCGCATTGCACCCGTCCCAGCAGCGCGCCCTCCCCGACGACCACGCGCAATCGCTGGCCGGCGATGTCGTCGTCGCGATCGCGCGACGTGGCAAGCACCAGCTGTTTCACCTCGGCAGCGGGCGCACCTTGCACGTGCACTTTCGAATGACCGGCGATTGGCGCGTGGGCAGCTGCGACACGCCCCCGCATCGCGTCACGCGCGTCCTGTTCGAGTTCGCCGACGGGACGCAGCTCGCGCTCGACGACTCGCGCGCCCTGGCGACGGTGACGCTCCACGAAGCCGGCATCGACCCGTGCCCAGCACTCGGCCCCGACGCCACCGATGACCGCTTCGACGCCGCTTGGCTGCAGGCGCAGCTGACGGGACGCCGGACGCCGATCAAGTCGGCGTTGCTCGACCAGCGCGTCGTGGCCGGGATCGGCAACATTTACGCCTCCGAGGCCCTCTGGTATGCGCGGGTCGATCCGCGTCGCCTCGGGTACCGCCTCACGCCGCGACAGTGCGTCGCCATCGTGGCCGGTGTGAAGCGCGCCATGCACCGGGCGCTCGCCCACCCCGAGCGCTACTACGGGGCCGAGGGCATCAGCGCTGCCGTGCGGTTCAACGCGTACGACCGCGAGGGGAAGGGCTGCCGTCGCTGCCGGACGCCCGTCAGCCGCATCGTCCAGGCGGGACGCAGCAGCTACTTCTGTCGCGAGTGCCAACGCTAG
- a CDS encoding class I SAM-dependent rRNA methyltransferase, with product MATLDLAVVSNRGATRWLRGHPWIFKSDVVRFPDAPAGAVRVEDNRGRPLGTALWSPASEISIRMVDREPLDALDGAWWSDRLKSAIERRTDLLRHSSAYRLVHGEGDALPSLTCDRYDRWLVVQLMSAGLEAHREPITDALVRLTGCDGILARNDAALREREGLARETVLLHGTVPHEIEVHEHGVKYLAAPWTGQKTGAFLDQRENRHRIGALARGRALDCFAYHGSFALHLAVNATEVIAIDASAAALDRARDNASRNHRTNIAFVEADAFENLRERERTGEQFDTIVVDPPAFAKNRPSLPSALRGYHEINLRALRLLAPGGLMFTASCSYHLSKAHFLEMLQGAAADSGRRVTLRELCVQPTDHPELLAVPETGYLKGAILEVND from the coding sequence ATGGCCACCCTGGATCTCGCAGTCGTCTCCAATCGCGGCGCCACTCGATGGCTCCGCGGACACCCTTGGATCTTCAAGAGCGACGTCGTCCGTTTCCCCGACGCCCCCGCCGGTGCGGTACGCGTCGAGGACAACCGCGGACGCCCCCTCGGGACCGCCCTCTGGTCCCCAGCCTCCGAGATCTCGATTCGCATGGTCGACCGCGAACCGCTCGACGCCCTCGACGGCGCCTGGTGGTCTGACCGCTTGAAGTCCGCTATCGAGCGCCGAACCGACCTCCTTCGCCACAGCTCGGCGTACCGGCTCGTGCACGGCGAGGGCGATGCCCTTCCCTCGCTCACCTGCGATCGCTACGACCGCTGGCTCGTCGTCCAACTCATGAGCGCCGGGCTGGAAGCCCATCGAGAGCCGATCACCGACGCCCTTGTCCGCCTTACCGGCTGCGACGGCATCCTCGCCCGCAACGACGCCGCCCTTCGCGAACGCGAAGGACTCGCGCGCGAAACGGTCCTCCTGCACGGCACGGTCCCGCATGAAATCGAGGTGCACGAACACGGCGTGAAGTATCTCGCCGCGCCGTGGACGGGACAGAAGACCGGCGCCTTCCTCGATCAGCGCGAGAACCGCCACCGCATCGGTGCGCTCGCCCGCGGCCGCGCGCTCGACTGCTTCGCCTACCACGGCTCCTTCGCGTTGCATCTGGCGGTGAACGCCACCGAAGTCATCGCCATCGACGCCTCGGCCGCCGCCCTCGATCGCGCCCGGGACAACGCCAGCCGCAATCACCGCACGAACATCGCCTTCGTCGAAGCCGACGCCTTCGAGAACCTGCGCGAGCGCGAGCGTACCGGCGAGCAGTTCGACACCATCGTCGTCGATCCGCCGGCCTTCGCGAAGAACCGCCCATCGCTCCCGTCGGCCTTGCGCGGCTACCACGAGATCAACCTGCGCGCCCTGCGACTCCTCGCCCCGGGTGGCCTCATGTTCACCGCCAGCTGCAGCTACCACCTCAGCAAGGCGCACTTCCTCGAGATGCTGCAGGGCGCCGCCGCCGACAGCGGGCGACGGGTGACGCTGCGCGAACTGTGCGTCCAACCGACCGATCACCCCGAACTGCTCGCCGTCCCCGAAACCGGATACCTCAAGGGAGCGATCCTCGAGGTCAACGACTAA
- the fdhF gene encoding formate dehydrogenase subunit alpha, whose protein sequence is MPTLTIDGQRTTCDAGDTILDAARALGIDVPTLCWYPTLPNVGSCRICLVSVQGSPKLVPACATEATEGMNITTESPAAVQNRQGVLAMLLERYPVDEIPTPGYRNEFESLVRRYDVPLIRRADLPLRIGDTRAGDPIIRHDMSTCILCTRCVRACEEIQVVGVLDVAHRGDHAQIIVGADGNPEHAGCTWCGECVRVCPTGAIHDIIPMAVRAANGQMMDRPASNAMPPIDRTVRSVCPYCGVGCQIDLQVRDNTVIHVRSPWIEQNTPNRGSTCVKGRFGTDFVQHRDRLTTPLVRRGWVKRDGRWVFDGTHENAAEWPRRGGPWDLIAQEGPKAKRGPRTNPLQRQQTGAGPLGDPRDRVATPHDWYAPFREATWEEAMEIAAQELLRLRDAHGPTSLAVFQSAKCSNEENYLLQRMFRAGLGTNNVDHCTRLCHSSSVSAMQRAMNTSAASGSMREVEHESDVIFILGANTTESHPVFGAAIKRAVKRGATLIVCDPRRIELATRAHVHLQALPGTDVAVMNGMLHHILSLGLEDSAFIASRTHDFDRVREAVQPYTPERASQISGVPAASIRRAAELYARGPRSATLWAMGLTQHSTGTDIVSSLLNLVLATGMIGRWGAAMIPIRGQNNVQGASDVGGIPMVYTDYQPVTNPAVRHKFAEAWGVPDERLSLDVGLKVTQIVDESSPVRGMYIMGENPILSDPEVAHAEHWFRELEFLAVQDLFLTETARYADVILPGSSFAEKDGTFVNTERRIQLSRAAITPPGNARRDLEILIDLSNRIGLPTPFRDAAEVMDEIARVTPSWRGVSHERLDNHAGLQYPVLDAEHGGTDFLFADAFPTADGKATFHPVEFLPPAELPDDAFPFLLNTGRQMYHWHTGTMSRRSFALDARESGPIVELNPVDATRLGVHDGDAVRIASRRAEISISVRLSERVAPGQVFIPMHYREAAANLLTNPALDPIAHIPEFKVCAVRITPMHAPGMAGASPDAVAGGAPAD, encoded by the coding sequence ATGCCGACGCTCACCATCGACGGCCAGCGCACGACGTGCGACGCAGGCGACACGATCCTCGATGCCGCGCGCGCGCTCGGCATCGACGTCCCCACGCTGTGCTGGTATCCCACGCTCCCCAACGTTGGGAGCTGCCGCATCTGCCTCGTCTCCGTGCAGGGGAGCCCGAAGCTCGTCCCGGCGTGCGCGACCGAAGCGACCGAGGGGATGAACATCACCACCGAGTCGCCAGCCGCGGTGCAGAATCGTCAGGGCGTCCTCGCGATGCTGCTCGAGCGCTACCCGGTGGACGAGATCCCCACACCGGGGTATCGCAACGAGTTCGAGTCGCTCGTGCGACGCTACGACGTCCCGCTCATCCGGCGCGCGGACCTCCCGCTTCGCATCGGCGACACGCGCGCCGGTGACCCGATCATCCGGCACGACATGTCGACCTGTATCCTCTGCACGCGCTGTGTGCGGGCGTGCGAGGAGATCCAGGTCGTCGGCGTACTGGACGTGGCGCATCGCGGCGATCACGCGCAGATCATCGTAGGGGCCGACGGCAATCCGGAGCACGCCGGGTGCACGTGGTGCGGCGAGTGCGTACGCGTCTGCCCGACCGGCGCCATCCACGACATCATCCCGATGGCGGTGCGCGCCGCGAATGGCCAGATGATGGACCGCCCCGCGTCGAACGCGATGCCGCCGATCGATCGCACGGTGCGCAGCGTCTGTCCGTACTGCGGGGTCGGATGCCAGATCGACCTGCAGGTGCGAGACAACACGGTCATCCACGTCCGCTCGCCGTGGATCGAGCAGAACACGCCGAACCGGGGATCGACGTGCGTGAAGGGGCGGTTCGGCACCGACTTCGTCCAGCACCGCGACCGCCTCACGACGCCCCTGGTGCGCCGCGGTTGGGTCAAGCGCGATGGACGATGGGTCTTCGATGGCACGCACGAGAACGCCGCGGAATGGCCACGGCGCGGCGGACCGTGGGACCTCATCGCCCAGGAAGGACCGAAAGCCAAGCGCGGCCCTCGTACCAATCCGCTGCAACGACAGCAGACTGGCGCAGGGCCACTGGGCGACCCGCGCGATCGGGTCGCAACTCCGCACGACTGGTACGCCCCGTTCCGCGAAGCGACGTGGGAGGAGGCGATGGAGATCGCGGCGCAGGAACTCCTGCGCCTGCGGGACGCCCACGGCCCGACATCGCTCGCGGTCTTCCAGTCGGCCAAGTGCAGCAACGAGGAGAACTATCTCCTGCAGCGGATGTTCCGGGCCGGGCTCGGGACCAACAACGTCGACCACTGTACGCGCCTCTGCCATTCGTCGTCGGTGAGCGCGATGCAGCGGGCGATGAACACCAGCGCGGCCTCCGGATCGATGCGCGAGGTGGAGCACGAGTCGGACGTGATCTTCATCCTCGGCGCCAACACGACGGAGTCGCACCCCGTCTTCGGCGCCGCGATCAAGCGCGCGGTGAAGCGCGGCGCCACGCTCATCGTCTGCGACCCGCGCCGCATCGAGCTGGCCACCCGCGCGCACGTCCACCTGCAGGCGCTCCCCGGGACCGACGTGGCGGTGATGAACGGGATGCTGCACCACATCCTGTCGCTGGGGCTCGAGGACTCGGCGTTCATCGCCAGCCGCACGCACGACTTCGACCGCGTGCGTGAGGCGGTGCAGCCCTACACCCCCGAGCGCGCCTCGCAGATCTCCGGCGTTCCGGCGGCGTCGATACGCCGGGCCGCCGAGCTCTATGCGCGCGGCCCACGCTCGGCCACCCTGTGGGCGATGGGGCTCACGCAGCACTCCACCGGGACGGACATCGTGAGCTCGCTGCTCAACCTCGTGCTCGCGACGGGGATGATCGGGCGATGGGGAGCGGCGATGATCCCGATCCGCGGCCAGAACAACGTGCAAGGGGCGAGCGACGTCGGCGGGATCCCCATGGTCTACACCGACTACCAGCCGGTGACAAACCCTGCGGTGCGACACAAGTTCGCCGAGGCCTGGGGGGTCCCCGACGAGCGACTCTCACTCGACGTGGGGCTCAAGGTCACGCAGATCGTCGACGAGTCGTCGCCGGTGCGGGGGATGTACATCATGGGCGAGAACCCGATCCTTTCCGATCCGGAGGTCGCGCACGCGGAGCACTGGTTCCGCGAGCTGGAGTTCCTCGCGGTGCAGGACCTCTTCCTCACCGAGACGGCACGGTATGCCGACGTGATCCTCCCGGGCTCGTCGTTTGCCGAGAAGGACGGGACGTTCGTGAACACGGAGCGTCGCATCCAACTCTCGCGCGCGGCGATCACGCCGCCGGGGAACGCACGCCGTGACCTCGAGATCCTCATCGACCTGTCAAACCGCATCGGGCTCCCGACGCCGTTCCGCGACGCGGCCGAGGTGATGGACGAGATCGCCCGCGTCACGCCGTCGTGGCGCGGTGTATCGCACGAGCGACTCGACAATCACGCCGGGCTGCAGTACCCGGTGCTCGACGCCGAACATGGCGGGACCGACTTCCTCTTTGCCGACGCGTTTCCGACGGCCGACGGCAAGGCGACGTTCCATCCCGTGGAGTTCCTCCCGCCAGCAGAGCTCCCGGACGACGCGTTCCCCTTCTTGCTCAACACGGGGCGCCAGATGTACCACTGGCATACGGGGACGATGTCGCGTCGCTCGTTTGCACTCGACGCGCGAGAGTCGGGGCCGATCGTCGAGTTGAACCCGGTCGACGCCACGCGCCTGGGCGTGCACGACGGTGACGCCGTGAGGATCGCCTCGCGTCGCGCCGAGATCAGCATCTCGGTGCGGCTGTCGGAGCGGGTCGCACCCGGGCAGGTCTTCATCCCGATGCACTACCGCGAGGCGGCGGCCAACCTGCTGACGAATCCGGCGCTCGACCCGATCGCCCACATCCCCGAGTTCAAGGTGTGCGCCGTTCGGATCACGCCGATGCACGCACCAGGCATGGCGGGAGCTTCGCCGGACGCTGTGGCGGGAGGGGCGCCCGCTGATTGA
- a CDS encoding MBL fold metallo-hydrolase yields the protein MTPLRHVADGIACGDLLHLGREEAIATYLMESSDGLVVVDPGPSSCRDALQQAIRDFGAAPDDLRHVLLTHIHLDHAGITGTLARELPHLRVHVHARGATHLSDPTRLLDSARRIYRGDMDRLWGAFEAVRPEQLVVLGGGERLTIGGRHLRVEYTPGHAWHHLCYLDESTGVAFVGDVAGEASQHGTPALPAAPPPDIDLEAWKPSLDLIGAWGPEALLLTHFGPVRHVVAHLDALWDRIISWSLAVRASLASGTDDDARADAFADAEVARLRSGLTPEQAVHIDRDSIRSSWFGFARYWRKKAEAGA from the coding sequence ATGACACCACTACGACACGTAGCTGACGGCATCGCCTGCGGCGACCTCCTGCACCTCGGGCGCGAGGAAGCGATCGCGACCTACCTCATGGAGTCGAGCGATGGGCTCGTCGTCGTGGACCCGGGCCCGTCCTCGTGCCGGGATGCGTTGCAGCAGGCCATCCGCGACTTCGGTGCGGCGCCCGACGACCTGCGCCACGTGCTCCTCACGCACATCCACCTCGACCATGCCGGGATCACCGGCACGCTCGCACGCGAACTCCCGCACCTGCGCGTGCACGTGCATGCGCGTGGCGCCACGCACCTGAGCGACCCCACACGGCTCCTCGACAGCGCCCGCCGCATCTATCGCGGCGACATGGATCGCCTCTGGGGCGCCTTCGAGGCGGTCCGGCCGGAGCAGCTCGTCGTCCTCGGCGGCGGGGAGCGCCTCACCATCGGCGGCCGACACCTGCGCGTGGAGTACACGCCCGGTCACGCCTGGCACCACCTCTGTTATCTCGATGAATCGACCGGCGTCGCCTTCGTCGGCGATGTCGCGGGCGAAGCCTCGCAGCACGGAACCCCCGCGCTCCCCGCCGCGCCGCCCCCTGACATCGATCTCGAAGCCTGGAAACCCAGCCTCGACCTGATCGGGGCGTGGGGACCTGAGGCACTCCTGCTCACGCACTTCGGCCCCGTTCGGCACGTCGTGGCGCATCTCGATGCCCTCTGGGATCGCATCATCTCGTGGAGCCTCGCGGTGCGCGCGTCGCTCGCGTCGGGGACCGACGACGACGCGCGGGCCGACGCCTTCGCCGACGCCGAAGTGGCTCGCCTGCGGAGCGGACTCACCCCGGAGCAGGCGGTGCACATCGATCGCGACTCCATCCGCTCGTCGTGGTTCGGCTTCGCCCGCTACTGGCGCAAGAAGGCCGAAGCCGGCGCCTGA